A window of the Salmonella enterica subsp. enterica serovar Typhimurium str. LT2 genome harbors these coding sequences:
- the traC gene encoding conjugative transfer: assembly: MKNLLDTVTQAANSLLTALKLPDESAQANQILGEMSFPQFSRLLPYRDYNQESGLFMNDATMGFMLEATPVNGANETIALSLDHLLRTKLPRGIPLCVHLMSSQLVGERIEYGLRKFSWSGEQAERFNAITRAYYMKAAETHFPLPEGMNLPLTLRHYRVFISYCAPSRKKSRADILEMENLVKIIRASLQGAYISTQTVDAKAFINIVGEMINHNPESIHPTRRRLDPYSDLNYQCVDDSFDLKVRQDYLTLGLRDNGKNSTARIMSFHLARNPEIAFLWNSADNYSNLLNPELSISCPFILTLTLVVEDQVKTHSEANLKYMDLEKKSKTSYAKWFPSVEKEAKEWGDLRQRLASNQSSVVSYFFNITAFCRDNKETALETEQDILNSFRKNGFELISPRFNHMRNFLACLPFMAGKGLFKQLKEAGVVQRAESFNVTNLMPLVADNPLTPAGLLAPTYRNQLAFIDIFFRGMNNTNYNMAVCGTSGAGKTGLIQPLIRSVLDSGGFAVVFDMGDGYKSLCENMGGVYLDGETLRFNPFANITNIDQSAERIRDQLSVMASPNGNLDEVHEGLLLQAVRAAWLTKKNRARIDDVVDFLENARTSEQYAESPGIRSRLDEMIVLLNQYTAAGTYGRYFNSDEPSLRDDARMVVLELGGLEDRPSLLVAVMFSLIIYIENRMYRTPRNLKKLNVIDEGWRLLDFKNRKVGDFIEKGYRTARRHTGAYITITQNIVDFDSDKASSAARAAWGNSSYKIILKQSAKEFAKYNQLYPDQFPQLHREMIEKFGAAKDQWFSSFLLQVENHSSWHRLFVDPLSRAMYSSDGPDFEFVQQKRKEGLSIHEAVWQLAWKKSGPEMASLEAWLQEHETFRGTYEYKAETD; encoded by the coding sequence GTGAAGAACCTGCTTGATACTGTCACTCAGGCGGCCAACTCGCTGCTGACCGCGCTGAAGCTGCCGGATGAATCGGCACAGGCCAATCAGATCCTCGGCGAGATGAGCTTCCCGCAGTTCAGCCGTCTGCTGCCGTACCGGGACTATAACCAGGAGTCCGGCCTGTTCATGAATGACGCCACGATGGGCTTTATGCTGGAAGCCACGCCTGTCAACGGCGCTAACGAGACCATTGCGCTCTCCCTTGACCATCTGCTGCGTACCAAACTGCCGCGCGGGATACCCCTGTGTGTCCACCTGATGTCCAGCCAGCTGGTCGGGGAGCGTATTGAGTACGGGCTGCGGAAGTTCTCCTGGTCCGGTGAGCAGGCGGAGCGGTTCAACGCCATCACCCGCGCCTACTACATGAAAGCCGCAGAGACTCACTTTCCGTTACCGGAAGGAATGAACCTGCCCCTGACCCTGCGCCATTACCGGGTGTTCATCTCATACTGCGCGCCCTCCAGAAAAAAAAGCCGGGCCGATATCCTGGAGATGGAAAACCTGGTGAAGATTATCCGGGCTTCCCTGCAGGGGGCATACATCAGCACACAGACCGTTGATGCGAAGGCATTTATTAATATTGTCGGGGAGATGATTAATCACAATCCGGAATCCATCCATCCGACCCGGCGCCGGCTGGACCCGTATTCCGACCTGAATTACCAGTGCGTGGACGACTCCTTTGACCTGAAGGTCAGGCAGGATTACCTGACGCTGGGACTGCGCGATAACGGGAAAAACAGCACCGCGCGCATCATGAGTTTTCATCTGGCCCGTAACCCGGAAATCGCCTTCCTGTGGAACTCGGCGGATAATTACAGCAATCTGCTGAACCCGGAGCTGTCCATCTCCTGTCCGTTCATTCTGACGCTGACCCTGGTGGTGGAAGACCAGGTGAAGACCCACAGCGAAGCGAACCTGAAGTACATGGATCTGGAGAAGAAGTCGAAGACCTCCTACGCCAAATGGTTCCCGTCCGTGGAGAAGGAAGCGAAGGAGTGGGGAGACCTGCGCCAGCGCCTGGCGTCGAACCAGTCCTCGGTGGTGTCCTACTTTTTCAATATCACGGCGTTCTGCCGCGACAACAAGGAAACGGCGCTGGAAACGGAGCAGGATATCCTGAACAGTTTCCGTAAAAACGGTTTTGAGCTGATTTCGCCGCGCTTTAACCACATGCGTAATTTCCTGGCCTGCCTGCCCTTTATGGCCGGGAAGGGACTGTTTAAGCAGCTGAAGGAAGCCGGTGTGGTGCAGCGGGCGGAGAGCTTCAATGTGACCAACCTGATGCCCCTGGTGGCGGATAACCCGCTGACGCCCGCCGGGCTGCTGGCTCCGACCTACCGTAACCAGCTGGCCTTTATTGATATTTTCTTCCGGGGAATGAACAACACCAACTACAACATGGCGGTCTGCGGAACTTCCGGGGCGGGCAAGACCGGGCTGATACAGCCGCTTATCCGCAGCGTGCTGGATTCCGGCGGCTTTGCAGTGGTGTTTGACATGGGGGACGGGTACAAGTCCCTGTGCGAAAATATGGGCGGGGTGTACCTGGACGGGGAGACCCTGCGTTTTAACCCCTTCGCCAATATCACCAATATTGACCAGTCGGCCGAACGTATCCGCGACCAGTTGTCGGTGATGGCCAGCCCCAACGGCAACCTTGACGAAGTCCATGAGGGCCTGTTGCTGCAGGCGGTCAGGGCAGCCTGGCTGACAAAAAAGAACCGGGCGCGTATTGATGACGTGGTGGATTTTCTGGAAAACGCCCGCACGAGCGAACAGTATGCGGAGTCACCCGGTATCCGCAGCCGCCTGGATGAAATGATTGTCCTGCTGAACCAGTACACGGCAGCAGGCACTTACGGCAGATACTTCAACTCCGATGAACCCTCCCTGCGCGATGATGCCAGGATGGTGGTGCTGGAGCTGGGTGGCCTGGAAGACCGCCCGTCCCTGCTGGTTGCGGTGATGTTTTCCCTGATTATCTACATCGAAAACCGGATGTACCGCACGCCGCGTAACCTCAAAAAGCTGAACGTGATCGACGAAGGCTGGCGTCTGCTGGACTTCAAAAACCGCAAGGTCGGGGACTTCATCGAAAAAGGCTACCGTACTGCCCGCCGTCACACCGGCGCGTATATCACCATCACGCAGAATATCGTCGACTTTGACTCCGACAAGGCGTCCAGCGCCGCCCGCGCGGCATGGGGTAACTCTTCCTACAAAATTATCCTCAAACAGAGCGCCAAAGAATTCGCGAAATACAACCAGCTGTATCCGGATCAGTTCCCGCAGCTACACCGGGAGATGATTGAGAAATTTGGCGCCGCGAAAGACCAGTGGTTCAGCTCGTTCCTGCTGCAGGTGGAAAACCATTCCTCCTGGCACCGTCTGTTTGTCGACCCGCTCAGCCGCGCCATGTACAGCTCGGACGGTCCTGATTTTGAGTTTGTACAGCAGAAGCGGAAAGAGGGGCTGAGTATTCACGAGGCGGTCTGGCAGCTGGCGTGGAAAAAGTCAGGACCGGAGATGGCCTCGCTGGAGGCCTGGCTGCAGGAGCATGAGACATTCAGGGGAACTTATGAGTACAAAGCAGAAACAGACTGA
- the trbI gene encoding conjugative transfer — protein sequence MSTKQKQTDGTGARKRDGLWMIPGCLGMVVLNAAISYGIVRLNTPVTVAFNMKQTVDAFFDSAGQKKLTEAQSKALSGRFNAALEASLQAWQREHHAVILVSPAVVQGAPDITREIQQDIARRMRAEP from the coding sequence ATGAGTACAAAGCAGAAACAGACTGACGGCACGGGAGCGCGTAAGCGTGACGGGCTGTGGATGATACCGGGATGCCTGGGGATGGTGGTACTTAACGCCGCCATCAGTTACGGGATAGTCCGGCTGAACACGCCGGTGACGGTGGCATTCAACATGAAACAGACCGTGGATGCGTTTTTTGACAGCGCCGGCCAGAAAAAACTGACGGAAGCGCAGTCGAAAGCGTTGTCCGGGCGCTTTAATGCGGCCCTGGAGGCCAGCCTGCAGGCGTGGCAGCGGGAGCACCATGCCGTCATTCTGGTTTCACCGGCGGTGGTACAGGGCGCGCCGGATATCACCCGGGAGATCCAGCAGGATATTGCCCGGCGTATGAGGGCAGAGCCGTGA
- the traW gene encoding conjugative transfer: assembly: protein MKWRGLTALLIWGQSVAAADLGTWGDLWPVQEPDMLAVIMHRLEALQQSGEMGRRMEAFKERVIHNSLRPPAVPGIGRAEKYRSRLFDPSVRLAADIRDNEGRVFARQGEVMNPLQYVPFNQTLYFINGDDPEQVSWMKRQTPPTLESKIILVQGSIPEMEKALDSRIYFDQNGVLCQRLGIDQVPARVTAAKDGRFLKVEFIPAEDGRK from the coding sequence GTGAAATGGCGGGGGCTGACAGCCCTGCTGATATGGGGGCAGAGCGTGGCGGCCGCAGACCTGGGCACCTGGGGCGATCTGTGGCCGGTGCAGGAGCCGGACATGCTGGCGGTGATTATGCACCGGCTGGAAGCCCTGCAGCAGTCCGGTGAGATGGGCCGCCGGATGGAGGCCTTTAAGGAGCGGGTGATCCACAACAGCCTGCGACCGCCTGCGGTGCCGGGTATCGGGCGCGCGGAGAAATACCGCAGCCGGCTGTTTGATCCGTCGGTCAGACTGGCGGCCGATATCCGGGATAACGAAGGACGGGTGTTTGCCCGTCAGGGGGAGGTGATGAATCCGCTGCAGTATGTGCCCTTTAACCAGACGCTGTATTTCATTAACGGCGATGATCCGGAACAGGTGTCGTGGATGAAACGCCAGACGCCGCCGACGCTGGAGAGCAAAATTATTCTGGTGCAGGGCAGTATCCCTGAGATGGAGAAGGCGCTGGACAGCCGGATTTACTTTGACCAGAACGGGGTGCTGTGTCAGCGCCTCGGGATCGACCAGGTGCCGGCCAGGGTGACGGCCGCAAAAGACGGGCGTTTCCTGAAAGTGGAATTTATTCCGGCGGAGGACGGCAGAAAATGA
- the traU gene encoding conjugative transfer: assembly translates to MKRYLWLCVLILLAGHVPTVSADAACESRFVNPITDICWSCIFPLSLGSTKVSQGKLPDTANPSMPLQFCPAPPPIFKRPGLAIGYWEPMALTDVTRSPGCMVNLGFSLPAFGKTAQGTAKKEDKQVNGAFYHVHWYKYPLTYWLNIITSMGCLEGGDLDIAYLSEIDPTWTDSSLTSILNPEAVIFANPIAQGACAADAIASTFNKPLDVLFWCAGSQGSMYPFNGWVSNESSPLQSSLLVSERMAFKLHRQGQIMETIGQNTAVCFEYPSPILPKERWRYQMVNMYPDSGQCHPFGRSVMRWETGKNPPNTKKNFGYLMWRKRNCVFL, encoded by the coding sequence ATGAAACGGTATCTGTGGCTGTGTGTACTGATTCTGCTGGCCGGTCATGTCCCCACGGTATCGGCTGATGCGGCCTGTGAAAGTCGTTTTGTAAACCCGATCACGGATATCTGCTGGAGCTGCATCTTTCCGCTGTCGCTGGGCAGTACAAAAGTGAGTCAGGGAAAGCTGCCGGATACGGCCAATCCCTCAATGCCGCTCCAGTTCTGTCCGGCGCCGCCGCCCATTTTTAAGCGTCCCGGACTGGCGATTGGCTACTGGGAGCCAATGGCGCTGACGGACGTCACCCGCTCTCCGGGCTGCATGGTGAATCTGGGGTTCAGCCTGCCGGCCTTCGGGAAAACGGCACAGGGTACGGCGAAGAAGGAGGATAAACAGGTGAACGGGGCGTTCTACCACGTTCACTGGTACAAATACCCGCTCACGTACTGGCTGAATATCATCACGTCGATGGGGTGTCTGGAGGGCGGTGACCTGGACATTGCGTACCTCTCCGAAATCGACCCCACGTGGACGGACAGCAGCCTGACCAGCATTCTCAATCCGGAAGCGGTAATTTTTGCCAATCCCATAGCCCAGGGGGCCTGCGCGGCAGATGCCATTGCCAGCACCTTCAATAAACCGCTGGATGTCCTGTTCTGGTGTGCAGGCTCTCAGGGCTCCATGTATCCGTTTAACGGCTGGGTGAGTAACGAATCCAGTCCGCTGCAGTCCTCCCTGCTGGTCAGTGAGCGGATGGCCTTCAAACTGCACCGGCAGGGGCAAATTATGGAGACCATCGGGCAGAATACCGCCGTCTGCTTTGAATATCCGTCGCCCATTCTCCCTAAAGAGCGCTGGCGTTATCAGATGGTGAACATGTATCCGGACAGCGGGCAGTGCCACCCGTTCGGGCGCAGTGTGATGCGCTGGGAAACCGGGAAAAATCCACCCAACACGAAGAAGAACTTTGGCTATCTGATGTGGCGTAAGCGCAACTGTGTATTTCTGTAA
- a CDS encoding conjugative transfer protein, translating into MFMRIIYKRQHYLSVIRWGAVAVVQVLNESVKLFPFALVMFALMAFYFLPERIISDVVNSWMETDTTGKISLIRLYLEVTFMLSLESSSLLFMYRGKRCTGK; encoded by the coding sequence GTGTTTATGCGAATTATTTATAAGAGACAGCATTATCTGTCCGTTATCAGGTGGGGGGCGGTTGCTGTCGTGCAGGTCCTGAATGAGAGTGTAAAACTGTTTCCGTTTGCGCTGGTGATGTTTGCGCTGATGGCTTTTTATTTTCTTCCGGAACGCATCATCTCTGATGTTGTTAATTCGTGGATGGAAACAGACACGACCGGAAAAATATCGCTCATCAGACTTTACCTGGAAGTGACATTTATGCTGTCCCTCGAGTCTTCTTCTCTTTTATTTATGTACCGGGGAAAGCGATGCACAGGAAAATAA
- the trbC gene encoding conjugative transfer: assembly, with the protein MHRKIKYLAGLIMVISGTVSAGGVANTPENRQFLKQQEELSRQLRDRPDAELKAWADRQIQANPLVQSDRHFLDDLARKQQTSQADKPEQGAVYFISFSIPEEGLKRMLGETRRYGIPATLRGMRDNDLKATADAVLSLVKDGATDGVQIDPTLFTKYDIRSVPTLVVYCRQGYDVIRGNLRVKQALEKVVTAGDCRQVAAGLLDGAGDKPQ; encoded by the coding sequence ATGCACAGGAAAATAAAATACCTGGCCGGACTGATTATGGTCATAAGCGGGACGGTATCAGCCGGCGGAGTCGCTAATACCCCTGAAAACCGCCAGTTCCTGAAGCAGCAGGAGGAACTGAGCCGGCAGTTGCGCGACCGGCCTGATGCTGAACTGAAAGCGTGGGCAGACCGGCAGATTCAAGCGAATCCCCTGGTGCAGTCAGACCGGCATTTCCTGGATGACCTTGCCCGAAAGCAGCAGACTTCTCAGGCGGATAAACCGGAGCAGGGCGCGGTGTACTTTATCTCGTTTTCCATTCCGGAAGAGGGGCTGAAGCGCATGCTGGGCGAAACCCGTCGCTACGGTATTCCGGCCACGCTGCGGGGAATGCGGGATAACGACCTGAAAGCCACGGCAGATGCCGTTCTGTCCCTGGTAAAGGATGGGGCAACAGATGGTGTGCAGATTGACCCGACGCTGTTCACGAAATATGACATCCGCAGCGTACCGACTCTGGTGGTGTACTGCCGACAGGGATATGACGTTATCCGGGGCAATCTGCGGGTGAAGCAGGCGCTGGAGAAAGTGGTCACCGCCGGGGACTGCAGGCAGGTGGCTGCCGGATTACTTGATGGTGCCGGAGATAAACCGCAATGA
- the traN gene encoding conjugative transfer: aggregate stability, whose product MKRMLPLFLLLAAGQAQADSNSDYRAGSDFAHQIKGQGTGSIRNFNPQESIPGYNANPDETKYYGGVTAGGDSGLKNDGTTQWATGETGKTITESFMNKPKDILSPDAPFIEKGRDVVNRADSIVGNTGQQCSAQEINRSEFTNYTCERDTTVEEYCTRTATITGDWRETTEVRTYTLTAFSFSRSGKQIVFSVTVPEAGTISSASLNVITQNYLWNSRAGFMNTIFNMTWGSTITLGGATGMMLSKGQILSGTSCSGNGSCTGTLDDRIFNELTSGRTTFTLTLVMQVKDREWIPRVEWVESCPFNKADGVLKGTECSEPGGTKTGVMEGKPWSLTEACWAYRDKYVTQSADNGTCQAYVDNPACTLATRQCAFYSGEGTCLHEYATYSCESKTSGKVMICGGDVFCLDGECDKAQSGKSNDFGEAVSQLAALAAAGKDVAALNGIDVRAFTGQAKFCKKAAAGYSNCCKDSGWGQDIGLAKCSSDEKALAKAKTNKLTVSVGEFCSKKVLGVCLEKKRSYCQFDSKLAQIVQQQGRNGQLHISFGSSKHPDCRGITVDELQQIKFDQLDLTNFYEDLMNNQKIPDSGALTEKVKEQIADQLRQAGK is encoded by the coding sequence ATGAAACGTATGTTACCTCTGTTTCTGCTTCTGGCAGCCGGCCAGGCACAGGCTGACAGTAACAGTGATTATCGTGCGGGTTCAGATTTTGCCCATCAGATCAAAGGCCAGGGCACCGGCAGTATCCGGAATTTTAATCCGCAGGAGAGTATACCCGGCTATAACGCGAATCCGGATGAAACGAAATATTACGGTGGCGTGACCGCCGGTGGTGACAGTGGGCTGAAGAATGACGGCACGACGCAGTGGGCCACAGGCGAAACCGGTAAAACCATTACAGAATCGTTCATGAACAAGCCCAAAGATATTCTGTCACCGGATGCGCCGTTTATTGAAAAAGGAAGGGATGTGGTGAACCGTGCCGACAGTATTGTGGGAAATACCGGGCAGCAGTGCAGCGCGCAGGAGATTAACCGCAGCGAATTCACGAATTATACCTGTGAACGCGACACCACTGTGGAGGAATACTGTACCCGGACGGCCACCATCACCGGCGACTGGAGAGAGACAACAGAGGTCAGAACCTACACCCTCACCGCCTTTAGTTTCAGCCGTTCCGGTAAGCAGATCGTTTTCAGCGTAACCGTGCCGGAAGCGGGTACGATAAGCAGCGCCAGCCTGAATGTGATCACACAGAATTATCTGTGGAATTCCCGTGCCGGCTTTATGAATACCATCTTCAACATGACGTGGGGCAGTACCATTACACTGGGTGGCGCGACGGGAATGATGCTGAGTAAGGGCCAGATTCTGAGCGGGACAAGCTGCAGCGGGAACGGTAGCTGTACCGGGACGCTGGATGACCGCATTTTTAACGAACTGACCAGCGGGAGAACGACGTTCACGCTGACACTGGTGATGCAGGTAAAGGACCGGGAGTGGATACCCCGGGTGGAGTGGGTGGAAAGCTGCCCGTTTAATAAAGCGGATGGCGTGCTGAAAGGCACAGAATGCTCAGAGCCAGGTGGTACGAAAACCGGGGTGATGGAAGGAAAACCCTGGAGCCTGACGGAGGCCTGCTGGGCATACCGCGATAAATATGTCACCCAGTCTGCGGACAATGGCACCTGCCAGGCGTATGTGGACAATCCGGCCTGTACTCTTGCCACCCGGCAGTGCGCGTTTTATTCCGGTGAGGGCACCTGCCTGCATGAGTACGCCACGTACTCCTGTGAGTCGAAAACGTCAGGAAAGGTCATGATTTGTGGCGGGGATGTGTTCTGCCTCGATGGGGAATGCGATAAGGCGCAGAGCGGAAAGAGCAATGATTTTGGCGAGGCGGTATCGCAACTGGCGGCGCTGGCGGCGGCAGGTAAAGATGTCGCGGCCCTGAACGGTATTGACGTCCGTGCATTCACCGGACAGGCGAAATTCTGTAAGAAGGCCGCAGCCGGGTACAGCAACTGCTGTAAGGACAGTGGCTGGGGGCAGGATATCGGTCTGGCTAAATGCAGTAGTGACGAAAAAGCTCTGGCCAAAGCAAAAACGAACAAACTGACGGTCAGTGTCGGGGAATTCTGTTCGAAAAAGGTACTGGGTGTCTGTCTGGAGAAGAAACGCAGCTACTGCCAGTTTGATTCGAAGCTGGCGCAGATAGTCCAGCAGCAGGGGCGCAACGGCCAACTGCATATCAGCTTCGGCAGTTCAAAACATCCTGACTGCCGGGGTATCACCGTGGACGAACTGCAGCAGATTAAATTCGACCAGCTGGACCTCACGAACTTCTACGAAGACCTGATGAATAACCAGAAAATCCCGGACAGTGGCGCGCTGACGGAGAAGGTGAAAGAACAAATTGCAGACCAACTCAGGCAGGCCGGGAAATAA
- the trbE gene encoding conjugative transfer — translation MKIMSFLVRVVVTLIVISPAVYWSWDAVSTTTADDIMLAVLIIAAYGLMFTLLFCFVNVLTKLLQHDNESS, via the coding sequence ATGAAGATAATGTCTTTTCTGGTTCGGGTGGTGGTGACGCTTATTGTGATATCCCCAGCGGTGTACTGGTCATGGGATGCGGTAAGCACAACCACAGCGGACGATATCATGCTGGCGGTGCTCATTATTGCCGCTTACGGTCTGATGTTCACGCTGCTGTTCTGTTTCGTGAATGTACTGACGAAACTACTGCAGCATGATAATGAATCCAGTTGA
- the traF gene encoding conjugative transfer: assembly — translation MRKIQTVWVAALLCGSLTAYGKDAGWQWYNDPVKLPDPKTTDKSAQVRQEPDIMQKLSALQTATKRALYEAILYPGVDNFVKYFRLQNYWTQQAGLFSMSAKKAMLAHPELDYNLQYSHYNGTVRNQLAADQAQQRQAISKLAEHYGIMFFYRGQDPIDGQLAQVINGFRATYGLSVIPVTVDGVINPMLPDTRPDQGQAQRLGVKYFPAMMLVDPKQGSVRPLSYGFITQDDLAKQFLNVSEDFKPNF, via the coding sequence ATGCGAAAAATACAGACCGTATGGGTGGCAGCGTTACTCTGTGGCTCCCTGACGGCATACGGAAAAGATGCCGGATGGCAGTGGTATAACGACCCGGTAAAATTACCTGACCCAAAAACGACGGATAAATCCGCTCAGGTTCGTCAGGAGCCTGACATTATGCAGAAATTATCTGCGCTGCAGACCGCAACAAAGCGGGCGCTTTATGAAGCCATTCTGTATCCCGGTGTGGATAATTTTGTGAAATATTTCCGGCTGCAGAATTACTGGACGCAGCAGGCGGGGCTTTTCAGCATGAGCGCCAAAAAAGCCATGCTGGCGCATCCTGAACTGGACTATAACCTGCAGTACAGCCACTACAACGGCACGGTACGTAACCAGCTGGCCGCAGACCAGGCTCAGCAACGGCAGGCCATATCAAAGCTGGCTGAACACTACGGTATCATGTTCTTTTACCGCGGGCAGGACCCCATTGACGGCCAGCTGGCGCAGGTGATTAATGGCTTTCGCGCCACTTACGGTCTGAGCGTTATCCCGGTGACCGTGGACGGGGTGATTAACCCGATGCTGCCGGATACGCGTCCTGACCAGGGGCAGGCGCAGCGTCTTGGTGTGAAATATTTCCCGGCCATGATGCTGGTAGACCCGAAACAGGGCAGTGTCCGTCCGTTGTCATACGGGTTTATTACGCAGGACGACCTGGCAAAACAGTTCCTGAATGTGTCAGAAGATTTTAAGCCGAATTTCTAA
- the traQ gene encoding conjugative transfer: fimbrial synthesis has translation MRKYKLSLPLPDITGVWVFSLGVWFHIVGRLVYRKPWMAFFLAELIAIILVLSGAYRVLDAWIARVSREERALLEARQAAILAAEKEEKGDKSHVSQ, from the coding sequence GTGCGTAAATATAAATTATCGCTTCCTTTACCGGATATTACTGGAGTATGGGTTTTCTCCCTGGGCGTCTGGTTTCACATTGTCGGGCGGCTGGTTTACCGCAAACCCTGGATGGCTTTTTTTCTGGCGGAACTGATTGCCATCATTCTGGTGTTGTCCGGCGCTTACCGGGTGCTGGATGCCTGGATAGCCCGCGTCAGCCGGGAAGAGCGTGCGTTACTGGAAGCCCGTCAGGCTGCCATTCTGGCTGCTGAAAAAGAAGAAAAGGGGGATAAATCACATGTCTCTCAATAA
- the trbB gene encoding conjugative transfer, which translates to MSLNKALLFLLLLMGTGVNASTREEIERLYNPHGMAAPSGQKQPADTQGVQKVTPAPRWFRLSNGKTVNLADWKVVLFMQRSCPWCHQFDPVLKQVAQQYGFSVFPYTLDGQGDAAFPEALPAPPEVMQTFFPNIPVATPTTFLVNVNTLEALPLLQGATDAAGFMARMDTVLQMYGEKHAG; encoded by the coding sequence ATGTCTCTCAATAAGGCTTTGCTGTTCCTGTTGCTTCTGATGGGGACGGGGGTTAATGCCTCCACGCGGGAAGAGATTGAACGGCTGTATAACCCGCACGGGATGGCCGCACCGTCCGGGCAAAAGCAGCCAGCAGATACGCAGGGCGTGCAGAAAGTAACGCCGGCGCCCCGCTGGTTTCGTCTCAGCAACGGTAAAACGGTTAACCTCGCCGACTGGAAAGTGGTGTTGTTCATGCAAAGAAGCTGCCCCTGGTGCCACCAGTTTGACCCGGTACTGAAGCAGGTGGCACAGCAGTATGGATTTTCGGTATTCCCTTATACCCTGGACGGACAGGGGGATGCCGCGTTTCCGGAGGCGCTGCCGGCACCGCCGGAAGTGATGCAGACCTTCTTCCCCAATATTCCCGTCGCCACCCCGACAACATTTCTGGTTAACGTGAACACACTTGAAGCATTACCTCTTTTGCAGGGGGCCACCGACGCCGCCGGTTTTATGGCCCGGATGGATACCGTTCTGCAGATGTACGGAGAAAAACATGCAGGGTAA